The Streptomyces sp. NBC_01317 genomic interval GGGGGCCGGCACGAGCTGGCCCTCAGCGACGGCTCGACCGTGACCACCGGCCTCCTCGTCGGAGCCGACGGCGCCTGGTCCAGGGTCAGGCCGCTCCTCTCCGACGCCAGGCCCGAGTACGTAGGCACGACGTTCGTCGAGACATATCTGCACGACGTCGACGAGCGGCACTCCGCGACGGCCGAAGCGGTCGGCGACGGCGCGATGTACGCGCTGACCCCGGGGAAGGGAATCGTCGCGCACCGCGAGGCGGGGAACGTCCTGCACACGTACGTGGAGCTGAACCGCTCCGCGGAGTGGGTCGCCGGCATCGACTTCACCGACGCCGCCGCCGCGAGCGCCCGGATCGCGGCCGAGTTCGACGGGTGGGCCCCCCACCTCACCGCGCTGATCACGGACGGCGGGACCGCCCCGGTCGCGCGCATGATCCACACGCTCCCGGACGGACACCGCTGGGACCGTACGCCCGGGGTGACGCTCCTCGGGGATGCCGCGCACCTGATGCCGCCGTCCGGGGACGGCGCCAATCTGGCGATGTTCGACGGCGCGGAACTCGCCAAGGCGATCGCCGCCCACCCCGACGACATCGAAGCGGCCCTCACCGCCTACGAAGAGGAACTGTTCCCCCGAAGCCAGGCCTTCTACGCCGACGCGCACGAAATCCTGGACCTGGTCCTGGGCGACCGCGCGCCGTTCGGTTTCATCGACTTCTTCAACGGCGTTCCGCAAGGGCGGTCCTGACCAGTGGGCGCGTGTCCCGAAGCCGCCTCAGCCGACAGGTGCGGGGGGCAGCGGGTCGGTCAGGGCGTGAAGGCGTGGCGG includes:
- a CDS encoding FAD-dependent oxidoreductase is translated as MTTPVTIVGAGLGGLTLARVLHVHGIPATVYEADATAATRTQGGQLDIHEDDGQRALADAGLTDEFRAIIHEGADASRVLDKDGKLLLDVPGDSTSRPEVLRGDLRRILLGSLPEGTVRWASKVSGVRALGGGRHELALSDGSTVTTGLLVGADGAWSRVRPLLSDARPEYVGTTFVETYLHDVDERHSATAEAVGDGAMYALTPGKGIVAHREAGNVLHTYVELNRSAEWVAGIDFTDAAAASARIAAEFDGWAPHLTALITDGGTAPVARMIHTLPDGHRWDRTPGVTLLGDAAHLMPPSGDGANLAMFDGAELAKAIAAHPDDIEAALTAYEEELFPRSQAFYADAHEILDLVLGDRAPFGFIDFFNGVPQGRS